DNA sequence from the Nitrospirota bacterium genome:
CCTGGTCGCTGTTACTGCTCCCATAGGCCTTGGCCTTGGAAGGATAGGTAACTTCATAAATGCTGAGCTATATGGAAGGGCTACAGATGTGCCGTGGGCTATGGTATTTCCTGGAGGAGGGGATATCCCGAGGCATCCATCCCAGCTTTATGAGGCCTTTCTTGAAGGCTTTTTATTGTTCTTAATTCTCTGGTTTCTGAAGGACAGGGTTTCAAAAAAGGGCATCCTCCTTTCAGCCTTTCTATTTCTCTACGGTGCCTTCAGATTTTTCGTGGAATTTTTCAGGGAGCCTGATGTCCAGCTCGGTTTTATCCTCGGCCACTTTACCATGGGACAGCTCCTCAGCAGCGGGATGATTCTTATTGGAATCGTCTTATTTTTTATCAGGAAGAAAGCTGCCTGACATCATGGGAGATCATTCCCCTTTCGTCACCAGTGTAACAAAAAACCTGAAGTAGCGGATGCTTGAAAGGATTAATGCACTGCCCATCGCTATATAGATAATTGCTAAGTAGTGTTTTGGAATGTCCGAGTGTCTGAGGGCTGTCCCCAAAACTATCATTAAAGCTATGATGAGATAACTCTTCCATGCCTGAAAGGCAAAAATGCACACTTTCCTCTTCATCGGGAGGATGCGGCTGATGTTTTTGTTGACAAGCCTCAGAAGACCGAAGCGGTGAATGAGCAGAGAGGAAAACAGCCCGAGACAAGTCAGAAGAATACCTTGATTGCTCTCCATCTGTGATAGCCATCTGAATGCGGAAATACAGAGTACTATTCCTACCCCGCTCCATGTAATCCCTGAAAGAAGGACCAATACCCTCTTATCAACAGCCGGTTCCCATTTTTCCATTCTGAATCGCATTAAAATCTCACCATGGTTGAGCTGCTTCCCCCAAAGATATAGATAAAGATATAGATAGGGAAGGCTGTCTCAGAATTTCTATCCCGAAGCATCGGGATTTATATTCTGTTTTAGCCTTTTAGTTTCAATGTTTTTTGTTAATTCCATAACGTTCTTTTTTATAAGGTGTCGTATAGGAATTCTTCACCAGCCTTCCCTATCTAATATATTAGTTTTATTACATTTTATAGTGCTATCTCTATTTTTAGGCTTTCGTGCATCGTTGCATGTTAAGTTCCTGCCATAGCGGACTATTAATACATGCCTTTTTCCATGCGCAACCTGTGCAATAGGTTAGAAACCATTCTCTAAATATCCCTGGCAGCCGCTCTTTTATTGTCTGCCAGTTAATCTTTGTTTCAGGTTTTATTTTTAGCAGTTCAAGGGCTTTCTTGTCCATCTCCATTATCTCTTTCTCAGAGTCTTCGCTATACAGGCATTTACCATCTTTT
Encoded proteins:
- a CDS encoding prolipoprotein diacylglyceryl transferase; amino-acid sequence: MIPYPEISPYIFKIGPFEFRWYGLMYLIGFLSSYLLVQYQVKKKKLAISRKTVESLYFYLIVGLIFGARLGYVLFYNLSYYLKNPLDVFAVWHGGMSFHGGFIGAILAGILFTFRNRLDFWLLADLVAVTAPIGLGLGRIGNFINAELYGRATDVPWAMVFPGGGDIPRHPSQLYEAFLEGFLLFLILWFLKDRVSKKGILLSAFLFLYGAFRFFVEFFREPDVQLGFILGHFTMGQLLSSGMILIGIVLFFIRKKAA
- a CDS encoding DUF1284 domain-containing protein translates to MEYIKLRGHHLICLHFFSGEGYSPEFVTNLHELIKRLADEVLLVYERADDVCLKCPYLKDGKCLYSEDSEKEIMEMDKKALELLKIKPETKINWQTIKERLPGIFREWFLTYCTGCAWKKACINSPLWQELNMQRCTKA